A single Blastococcus colisei DNA region contains:
- a CDS encoding ABC transporter substrate-binding protein, with product MTSAMLVAGCGGSAVSGGGGDEAAADGPIRIGVVGPMSGGSALFGAEFPIGAELAVQWLEENGGTDREIELTTVDDQSDPEVAVAGVRELTDQGVHIFIGTVNSPVALALGPVMQQTDSVLLTTAAHAMEVNHENFNEHVFRVTDNPYMRQRAQAQLATEVAPDVDSWSLVGPDHAYGVSTMRSFMSGLNDFAPDATINDPILAPFGASDYRNAMSSVMSQQPEGVFSALYANDAVTAYQQAQAMGLWENTLLMDSANEFFVARAMKAQTPDHWTAFHWYHGAYDNEMSTFIAENYMEEHGVEPTGFVGEAFSAVLAVAAAAEAGGSTATDDLIENLEGLEWETPSGERLMRAEDHQTVKDVNFVRLRGCETCPEGFEVVETRTIDGTDIIEPATPGEAVDYGPETEI from the coding sequence GTGACTTCGGCAATGCTGGTAGCCGGCTGCGGCGGCAGCGCCGTCTCCGGCGGGGGTGGTGACGAGGCGGCCGCCGATGGACCGATCAGGATCGGCGTCGTCGGCCCCATGAGCGGTGGCTCCGCCCTCTTCGGTGCGGAGTTCCCGATCGGCGCCGAGCTCGCCGTCCAGTGGCTCGAGGAGAACGGCGGGACCGATCGCGAGATTGAGCTGACCACCGTCGACGACCAGTCCGATCCCGAGGTCGCCGTCGCCGGCGTGCGTGAACTCACCGACCAGGGCGTGCACATCTTCATCGGCACGGTGAACAGCCCCGTCGCTCTCGCCCTCGGCCCGGTCATGCAGCAGACCGACAGCGTGCTCCTGACCACCGCGGCGCACGCCATGGAGGTCAACCACGAGAACTTCAACGAGCACGTGTTCCGCGTGACGGACAACCCGTACATGCGCCAGCGAGCTCAGGCGCAGCTGGCCACCGAGGTGGCTCCTGACGTGGACTCGTGGTCGCTCGTCGGACCCGACCACGCCTACGGCGTGAGCACCATGCGCTCGTTCATGTCGGGCCTCAACGATTTCGCACCCGACGCGACCATCAATGATCCAATCCTCGCCCCCTTTGGCGCCTCGGATTACCGGAACGCCATGTCCAGCGTCATGTCGCAGCAGCCGGAGGGCGTCTTCAGTGCCCTCTACGCGAACGACGCCGTGACCGCCTACCAGCAGGCGCAGGCCATGGGGCTGTGGGAGAACACACTGCTGATGGACTCGGCGAACGAGTTCTTCGTGGCCCGGGCGATGAAGGCCCAGACCCCGGACCACTGGACGGCCTTCCACTGGTACCACGGCGCATATGACAACGAGATGAGCACGTTCATCGCCGAGAACTACATGGAGGAGCACGGGGTGGAGCCGACCGGCTTCGTCGGCGAGGCCTTCTCCGCGGTGCTCGCCGTGGCCGCGGCCGCCGAGGCCGGCGGCAGCACGGCCACCGACGATCTGATCGAGAACCTGGAAGGACTCGAGTGGGAGACCCCGAGCGGTGAGCGGCTCATGCGGGCCGAGGACCACCAGACGGTCAAGGACGTGAACTTCGTCCGCCTCCGCGGCTGCGAGACCTGCCCCGAGGGCTTCGAGGTCGTCGAGACGCGGACCATCGACGGAACCGACATCATCGAGCCGGCCACGCCGGGCGAGGCTGTCGATTACGGCCCCGAAACGGAGATCTGA
- a CDS encoding branched-chain amino acid ABC transporter permease: protein MAEFLLACINGLTSGSIVFLVAAGLTLVFGIGGVLNFAHGGVFAIGAYTMYTVSSQLGASWWAFAVSALVAIAVAAALGAIAEVLFVRKFYPLRHEYMLLGTYALLLILDGALQLIWGLDPKSSPAPRGLRDSVDLGPVSVTSLSLFIIAVALLALGGLYYWLQRTSFGHLAKAAAHDRDAAMTLGVNVPFVLTGVFIVGSMLAGLAGAVLAPAQALQPELGNLFIIQAFVAVVLGGLGSVAGAWIAAVILGLADSLWFTYLPDVPQVGVFVALIAILVLKPTGLMGAKA from the coding sequence ATGGCAGAGTTTCTGCTCGCGTGCATCAACGGCCTGACCTCGGGATCCATCGTGTTCCTGGTCGCGGCCGGGCTCACACTGGTCTTCGGCATCGGGGGCGTGCTCAACTTCGCGCACGGCGGAGTGTTCGCCATCGGTGCGTACACGATGTACACGGTGTCATCCCAGCTGGGCGCCAGCTGGTGGGCCTTTGCCGTCTCTGCGCTCGTCGCGATCGCCGTGGCAGCGGCGCTCGGGGCGATCGCCGAGGTGCTGTTCGTCCGGAAGTTCTATCCGCTCCGGCACGAGTACATGCTCCTGGGCACCTACGCGCTGCTGCTCATCCTCGACGGCGCACTGCAACTGATCTGGGGACTGGATCCCAAGAGTTCACCCGCTCCGCGGGGCCTCCGTGACAGCGTGGACCTTGGTCCGGTGTCGGTCACGTCTCTCTCCCTGTTCATCATCGCGGTCGCGCTCCTGGCGCTCGGCGGCCTCTACTACTGGCTGCAGCGCACCTCGTTCGGCCACCTGGCGAAGGCGGCGGCGCACGACCGGGATGCGGCCATGACCCTCGGCGTCAACGTGCCGTTCGTGCTCACCGGCGTCTTCATCGTGGGCAGCATGCTCGCCGGCCTGGCCGGCGCGGTGCTGGCACCGGCCCAGGCGCTCCAGCCTGAACTGGGCAATCTGTTCATCATCCAGGCGTTCGTCGCCGTCGTGCTCGGGGGGCTCGGCAGCGTGGCCGGAGCATGGATCGCGGCCGTCATCCTGGGCCTCGCCGACTCCCTGTGGTTCACCTACCTGCCCGACGTCCCCCAGGTTGGAGTCTTCGTGGCCCTGATCGCGATCCTCGTGCTCAAGCCCACCGGCCTGATGGGAGCCAAGGCATGA